In Nerophis ophidion isolate RoL-2023_Sa linkage group LG02, RoL_Noph_v1.0, whole genome shotgun sequence, one DNA window encodes the following:
- the rplp2 gene encoding 60S acidic ribosomal protein P2 — MRYVAAYLLAVLGGNSSPSAKDIKAILGSVGIEADDERLNKVISELQGKNINEVMNSGLAKLASVPAGGTVAAPAPGGAVTASVAAAPAAAEEKKEVKKEESEESDEDMGFGLFD; from the exons ATGCGTTACGTGGCCGCTTACCTGCTGGCCGTGCTGGGTGGGAACAGCAGCCCCTCGGCCAAGGACATCAAGGCCATCTTAGGCAGCGTAGGGATTGAGGCGGATGATGAACGACTAAACAAG GTCATTAGTGAGCTGCAAGGGAAAAACATCAACGAAGTGATGAACTCAG GCCTGGCGAAGTTAGCCTCTGTACCAGCAGGTGGCACTGTGGCTGCTCCTGCACCAGGTGGGGCTGTGACTGCCAGTGTAGCGGCTGCACCTGCTGCTG CGGAAGAGAAAAAGGAGGTGAAGAAAGAAGAATCTGAAGAGTCAGATGAAGACATGGGCTTTGGACTCTTTGATTAA